Proteins encoded within one genomic window of Triticum aestivum cultivar Chinese Spring chromosome 2D, IWGSC CS RefSeq v2.1, whole genome shotgun sequence:
- the LOC123054127 gene encoding protein HOTHEAD produces MASDQPFARALVIICAILCCSPQARAVNYTFARDATRAPAVSYYDYIIVGGGTAGCPLAATLSQRFRVLLLERGGSPYGDQRVENMTHFTATLADTSAGSPAQRFVSEDGVINSRPRVLGGGSCINAGFYTRASDEYVLDVGWDLEAAKAAYRWVEDVVAFHPELGPWQAALQRGLMEVGVAPDNGFTFDHIDGTKVGGSIFDDEGRRHTAADLLRYARPEGIDLLLRARVAKILFNVGGRRARSVAHGVVFHDSRGRMHKAYLNTGRRNEIILSAGAMGSPQLLMLSGVGPADHLRSFNITLVLNQSAVGQGMADNPMNAIFVPSPSPVEVSLIQVVGITHFGSYIEGASGSNWANPRHQGSGGNRRPPRNFGMFSPQTGQLATVPPKQRTPEAIARATEAMSQLDDSVFRGGFILEKVLGPASTGHLELRNLNPDDNPAVTFNYFSHPEDLRRCVEGLTLIERVIQSKSFQNFTYPYFSLEELLNITAEFPVNLLPRHDNDSKSLEQFCKDTVMTIWHYHGGCQVGRVVDAEYRVLGVDALRVIDGSTFNASPGTNPQATVMMLGRYMGVKMRDERVRAEGLRRRKL; encoded by the exons ATGGCTTCCGACCAGCCGTTCGCAAGAGCACTGGTGATCATCTGCGCGATCCTGTGCTGCTCGCCACAAG CGCGAGCCGTGAACTACACGTTCGCCAGGGACGCGACGCGGGCGCCGGCGGTGTCGTACTACGACTACATCATCGTGGGCGGCGGCACGGCGGGGTGCCCGCTCGCCGCCACGCTGTCGCAGCGCTTCCGCGTGCTCCTACTGGAGCGCGGCGGGTCGCCGTATGGGGACCAGCGGGTGGAGAACATGACCCACTTCACGGCCACGCTCGCCGACACGTCCGCGGGGTCGCCGGCGCAGCGGTTCGTGTCCGAGGACGGCGTCATCAACTCGCGCCCGCGGGTGCTGGGCGGCGGCAGCTGCATCAACGCCGGCTTCTACACGCGCGCCAGCGACGAGTACGTGCTGGACGTCGGGTGGGACCTCGAGGCGGCCAAGGCGGCGTACCGGTGGGTGGAGGACGTGGTGGCGTTCCACCCGGAGCTCGGCCCCTGGCAGGCCGCGCTGCAGAGGGGGCTCATGGAGGTCGGCGTCGCGCCGGACAACGGCTTCACGTTTGACCACATCGACGGCACCAAGGTCGGCGGCTCCATCTTCGACGACGAGGGGCGGCGCCACACGGCCGCCGACCTGCTGCGGTACGCGCGCCCCGAGGGCATCGACCTGCTGCTCCGGGCCAGAGTGGCCAAGATCCTCTTCAATGTCGGAG GGCGCCGGGCACGGTCGGTGGCGCACGGCGTGGTGTTCCACGACTCCAGGGGGCGGATGCACAAGGCCTACCTCAACACCGGCCGCCGCAACGAGATCATCCTCTCCGCGGGCGCCATGGGCAGCCCGCAGCTGCTGATGCTCAGCGGCGTCGGCCCCGCGGACCACCTGCGCTCCTTCAACATCACCCTCGTGCTGAACCAGTCGGCGGTCGGCCAGGGCATGGCCGACAACCCCATGAACGCCATCTTCGTGCCGTCGCCTTCCCCCGTCGAGGTCTCCCTCATCCAGGTCGTCGGCATCACCCACTTCGGCAGCTACATCGAGGGCGCCAGCGGCTCCAACTGGGCCAACCCGCGCCACCAGGGCTCCGGCGGCAACCGCCGGCCGCCCCGCAACTTCGGCATGTTCTCTCCACAG ACTGGGCAGCTGGCCACGGTGCCCCCGAAGCAGCGCACGCCGGAGGCCATCGCGCGCGCGACGGAGGCGATGAGCCAGCTCGACGACTCGGTGTTCCGCGGCGGCTTCATCCTGGAGAAGGTCCTTGGGCCGGCGTCCACGGGCCACCTCGAGCTGCGGAACCTCAACCCAGACGACAACCCGGCGGTGACGTTCAACTACTTCTCGCACCCGGAGGACCTCCGGCGCTGCGTGGAGGGGTTGACGCTCATCGAGCGCGTCATCCAGTCCAAATCCTTCCAGAACTTCACGTACCCCTACTTCTCCTTGGAGGAGCTGCTCAACATCACGGCGGAGTTCCCCGTCAACCTGCTGCCTCGGCACGACAACGACTCCAAGTCTCTGGAGCAGTTCTGCAAGGACACCGTCATGACCATCTGGCACTACCACGGCGGCTGCCAGGTCGGCAGGGTCGTCGACGCCGAGTACCGGGTGCTCGGCGTCGACGCGCTGCGCGTCATCGACGGCTCCACGTTCAACGCCTCGCCGGGAACCAACCCGCAGGCCACCGTGATGATGCTCGGCAG GTATATGGGGGTTAAGATGCGAGACGAGAGGGTGCGTGCTGAAGGATTAAGGAGGAGAAAACTGTAA
- the LOC123054128 gene encoding SPX domain-containing membrane protein OsI_17046 isoform X2, whose product MVNFGKKLMADQVEEWKGYYINYKLMKKLLKQYVQQTQIGGKDCEQVLKEFSRILDDQIERIVLFLLQQQGHLSRRIEELGAQRAAIMQQVDTSRVFQLREDYREVGRDLVKLLRFVDMNATGLRKILKKFDKRFGYKFTDYYVTTRSNHPYSQLQQVFKQVGIVAVAGALSRNLAYLEHEHRGSFLSIYDNPSVVLQDPIIDQVNHAVQKLTHATSFMQYLGQHALIVQDDTPSGSEDNVDDESYHFMSLMLNLVNTFLYMVNTYIIVPTADDYSVSLGAAATVCGIIIGSMAVAQVFSSVYFSAWSNRSYFRPLVFSSIMLFSGNLLYALAYDLNSLTVLLIGRILCGLGSARAVNRRYISDCVPLKIRLQASAGFVSASALGMACGPGLAGFLQTKFTIYSLTFNQSTLPGWVMSIAWLLYLVWLWFSFKEPEHFAKAAAEAAARTSQPSESGHQESANLEEGLAQPLLLGSEERLDDNSEDNDDEDAKSSHEPATSFASAYKLLTPSVKVQLLIYFMLKYAMEILLSESSVVTTYYFNWDTSAVAIFLAILGLTVLPVNAIVGSYVTNWFEDRQILLASEIMVLIGIIMSFRYTPHYSIPQYVSSALITFVFAEVLEGVNLSLLSRVMSSRLSRGTYNGGLLSTEAGTLARVVADATITAAGYLGTDMLLNVTLLPPLVITIVSIVATFCTYNTLY is encoded by the exons ATGGTGAACTTTGGGAAGAAGTTGATGGCAGATCAAGTAGAAGAATGGAAAGG GTACTATATTAATTACAAATTGATGAAGAAATTGTTAAAGCAATACGTTCAACAGACCCAAATTGGTGGCAAAGATTGTGAGCAAGTTCTTAAGGAGTTCTCGAGGATTCTTGATGATCAG ATTGAAAGGATCGTGCTCTTTCTGCTGCAACAACAAGGCCACCTCTCTAGAAGGATCGAGGAATTGGGAGCACAGCGTGCTGCTATTATGCAACAGGTTGATACATCAAGAGTTTTCCAACTTCGTGAGGATTACAGAGAAGTTGGAAGAGATCTCGTAAAGCTTCTCCGCTTTGTTGACATGAATGCTACCGGTCTAAGGAAGATACTGAAGAAATTTGATAAGCGGTTTGGCTATAAGTTTACAGATTATTATGTCACCACTCGTTCAAACCATCCTTATTCGCAGCTTCAGCAAGTCTTTAAGCAAGTG GGAATTGTAGCCGTTGCAGGTGCTTTATCACGCAACCTTGCATATCTGGAACATGAGCATCGAGGAAGCTTTTTATCCATATATGATAATCCATCAGTTGTACTGCAG GACCCTATCATAGACCAGGTAAACCATGCAGTACAGAAACTCACACACGCGACAAGTTTTATGCAATACTTGGGACAACACGCACTTATCGTCCAAGACGACACACCCAGTGGATCGGAGGATAATGTCGATGATGAGAGCTACCATTTCATGTCCCTGATGCTTAACCTAGTGAACACATTTCTTTACATGGTGAACACATATATCATCGTCCCGACCGCAGACGACTACTCAGTGAGCCTTGGAGCTGCCGCCACAGTTTGTGGCATAATCATTGGATCGATGGCGGTCGCTCAGGTGTTCTCTTCAGTTTATTTCAGTGCCTGGTCGAATAGGTCATACTTCAGACCTCTAGTGTTCAGCAGCATTATGCTTTTCTCTGGGAACCTGCTGTATGCATTGGCATATGACCTGAACTCCCTGACAGTTCTCCTGATTGGCCGGATACTATGCGG GTTGGGTTCTGCAAGAGCTGTGAACCGTAGGTATATCAGTGACTGCGTGCCTCTCAAGATCAGGCTCCAAGCCTCTGCGGGGTTCGTCAGTGCTAGTGCTCTTGGAATGGCATGTGGCCCTGGCCTTGCTGGTTTTCTTCAGACAAAATTTACGATATACTCGCTGACTTTTAACCAGAGCACATTGcctggatgggtcatgtccattgCTTGGCTTCTTTACTTGGTGTGGCTATGGTTTTCATTCAAAGAGCCGGAACACTTCGCTAAGGCTGCAGCCGAGGCTGCGGCCAGAACATCGCAGCCTTCTGAATCTG GTCATCAAGAAAGTGCTAATTTGGAGGAAGGTCTAGCACAACCTCTGCTTCTAGGTTCAGAAGAGAGGTTGGATGATAATTCGGAGGATAATGATGATGAAGATGCTAAAAGTTCCCATGAGCCAGCAACATCCTTTGCTTCAGCATATAAATTGCTGACACCCTCTGTGAAG GTCCAACTATTGATATACTTTATGCTCAAGTATGCGATGGAAATTTTGCTCTCCGAATCAAGTGTTGTCACCACATACTATTTTAACTGGGATACAAGTGCTGTGGCCATCTTTTTAGCGATTCTTGGGTTGACTGTTCTTCCAGTAAATGCCATTGTTGGGAGCTACGTTACGAATTGGTTTGAGGACAG GCAAATTCTGTTGGCATCTGAAATCATGGTTCTGATTGGCATTATCATGAGCTTCCGTTACACACCTCACTACTCCATTCCACAGTACGTCTCTTCGGCTCTCATCACGTTCGTATTCGCAGAGGTGCTTGAAG GAGTAAACCTGTCCCTGCTTTCGCGGGTCATGTCATCGAGGCTGTCGCGAGGGACCTACAACGGCGGCCTCCTCTCAACGGAGGCCGGGACGCTGGCCCGTGTGGTCGCGGACGCGACAATCACCGCAGCGGGCTACCTAGGCACGGACATGCTCCTCAACGTCACCCTGCTGCCGCCTCTCGTGATCACCATCGTCTCCATCGTCGCAACATTCTGCACATACAACACCCTCTACTGA
- the LOC123054128 gene encoding SPX domain-containing membrane protein OsI_17046 isoform X1, whose protein sequence is MVNFGKKLMADQVEEWKGYYINYKLMKKLLKQYVQQTQIGGKDCEQVLKEFSRILDDQIERIVLFLLQQQGHLSRRIEELGAQRAAIMQQVDTSRVFQLREDYREVGRDLVKLLRFVDMNATGLRKILKKFDKRFGYKFTDYYVTTRSNHPYSQLQQVFKQVVIFWHLRSATAVAGALSRNLAYLEHEHRGSFLSIYDNPSVVLQDPIIDQVNHAVQKLTHATSFMQYLGQHALIVQDDTPSGSEDNVDDESYHFMSLMLNLVNTFLYMVNTYIIVPTADDYSVSLGAAATVCGIIIGSMAVAQVFSSVYFSAWSNRSYFRPLVFSSIMLFSGNLLYALAYDLNSLTVLLIGRILCGLGSARAVNRRYISDCVPLKIRLQASAGFVSASALGMACGPGLAGFLQTKFTIYSLTFNQSTLPGWVMSIAWLLYLVWLWFSFKEPEHFAKAAAEAAARTSQPSESGHQESANLEEGLAQPLLLGSEERLDDNSEDNDDEDAKSSHEPATSFASAYKLLTPSVKVQLLIYFMLKYAMEILLSESSVVTTYYFNWDTSAVAIFLAILGLTVLPVNAIVGSYVTNWFEDRQILLASEIMVLIGIIMSFRYTPHYSIPQYVSSALITFVFAEVLEGVNLSLLSRVMSSRLSRGTYNGGLLSTEAGTLARVVADATITAAGYLGTDMLLNVTLLPPLVITIVSIVATFCTYNTLY, encoded by the exons ATGGTGAACTTTGGGAAGAAGTTGATGGCAGATCAAGTAGAAGAATGGAAAGG GTACTATATTAATTACAAATTGATGAAGAAATTGTTAAAGCAATACGTTCAACAGACCCAAATTGGTGGCAAAGATTGTGAGCAAGTTCTTAAGGAGTTCTCGAGGATTCTTGATGATCAG ATTGAAAGGATCGTGCTCTTTCTGCTGCAACAACAAGGCCACCTCTCTAGAAGGATCGAGGAATTGGGAGCACAGCGTGCTGCTATTATGCAACAGGTTGATACATCAAGAGTTTTCCAACTTCGTGAGGATTACAGAGAAGTTGGAAGAGATCTCGTAAAGCTTCTCCGCTTTGTTGACATGAATGCTACCGGTCTAAGGAAGATACTGAAGAAATTTGATAAGCGGTTTGGCTATAAGTTTACAGATTATTATGTCACCACTCGTTCAAACCATCCTTATTCGCAGCTTCAGCAAGTCTTTAAGCAAGTGGTAATTTTCTGGCATCTTAGATCGGCAAcag CCGTTGCAGGTGCTTTATCACGCAACCTTGCATATCTGGAACATGAGCATCGAGGAAGCTTTTTATCCATATATGATAATCCATCAGTTGTACTGCAG GACCCTATCATAGACCAGGTAAACCATGCAGTACAGAAACTCACACACGCGACAAGTTTTATGCAATACTTGGGACAACACGCACTTATCGTCCAAGACGACACACCCAGTGGATCGGAGGATAATGTCGATGATGAGAGCTACCATTTCATGTCCCTGATGCTTAACCTAGTGAACACATTTCTTTACATGGTGAACACATATATCATCGTCCCGACCGCAGACGACTACTCAGTGAGCCTTGGAGCTGCCGCCACAGTTTGTGGCATAATCATTGGATCGATGGCGGTCGCTCAGGTGTTCTCTTCAGTTTATTTCAGTGCCTGGTCGAATAGGTCATACTTCAGACCTCTAGTGTTCAGCAGCATTATGCTTTTCTCTGGGAACCTGCTGTATGCATTGGCATATGACCTGAACTCCCTGACAGTTCTCCTGATTGGCCGGATACTATGCGG GTTGGGTTCTGCAAGAGCTGTGAACCGTAGGTATATCAGTGACTGCGTGCCTCTCAAGATCAGGCTCCAAGCCTCTGCGGGGTTCGTCAGTGCTAGTGCTCTTGGAATGGCATGTGGCCCTGGCCTTGCTGGTTTTCTTCAGACAAAATTTACGATATACTCGCTGACTTTTAACCAGAGCACATTGcctggatgggtcatgtccattgCTTGGCTTCTTTACTTGGTGTGGCTATGGTTTTCATTCAAAGAGCCGGAACACTTCGCTAAGGCTGCAGCCGAGGCTGCGGCCAGAACATCGCAGCCTTCTGAATCTG GTCATCAAGAAAGTGCTAATTTGGAGGAAGGTCTAGCACAACCTCTGCTTCTAGGTTCAGAAGAGAGGTTGGATGATAATTCGGAGGATAATGATGATGAAGATGCTAAAAGTTCCCATGAGCCAGCAACATCCTTTGCTTCAGCATATAAATTGCTGACACCCTCTGTGAAG GTCCAACTATTGATATACTTTATGCTCAAGTATGCGATGGAAATTTTGCTCTCCGAATCAAGTGTTGTCACCACATACTATTTTAACTGGGATACAAGTGCTGTGGCCATCTTTTTAGCGATTCTTGGGTTGACTGTTCTTCCAGTAAATGCCATTGTTGGGAGCTACGTTACGAATTGGTTTGAGGACAG GCAAATTCTGTTGGCATCTGAAATCATGGTTCTGATTGGCATTATCATGAGCTTCCGTTACACACCTCACTACTCCATTCCACAGTACGTCTCTTCGGCTCTCATCACGTTCGTATTCGCAGAGGTGCTTGAAG GAGTAAACCTGTCCCTGCTTTCGCGGGTCATGTCATCGAGGCTGTCGCGAGGGACCTACAACGGCGGCCTCCTCTCAACGGAGGCCGGGACGCTGGCCCGTGTGGTCGCGGACGCGACAATCACCGCAGCGGGCTACCTAGGCACGGACATGCTCCTCAACGTCACCCTGCTGCCGCCTCTCGTGATCACCATCGTCTCCATCGTCGCAACATTCTGCACATACAACACCCTCTACTGA